Proteins encoded together in one Shewanella acanthi window:
- the metJ gene encoding met regulon transcriptional regulator MetJ → MTEWNGEYISPYAEHGKKNEQVKKITVSIPLKVLKVLTDERTRRQVNNLRHATNSELLCEAFLHAYTGQPLPNDADLSKDSPDSIPAEAKRLMDEMGIEWEDME, encoded by the coding sequence ATGACTGAATGGAATGGGGAATACATCAGCCCCTATGCTGAACACGGCAAGAAGAATGAACAAGTAAAAAAAATTACTGTGTCTATTCCGCTTAAGGTACTGAAAGTACTAACGGATGAGCGTACCCGTCGTCAGGTGAACAATTTACGCCACGCGACGAACAGCGAGCTACTGTGTGAAGCGTTTTTACATGCCTACACTGGTCAGCCTCTGCCTAATGACGCCGATCTATCTAAGGACAGCCCCGATAGCATTCCTGCCGAAGCCAAGCGCTTAATGGATGAGATGGGTATTGAATGGGAAGACATGGAATAA
- a CDS encoding sulfite exporter TauE/SafE family protein: MFAVIDPQTLVLASVIVFFGALTQSLIGFGLAVVASPLLYIVDPELVPAPVIAMGFSIALLTLLRERGHLEFNGLQYALLGRVPGGLIGASLLLFAPQPILGLAIALIVAIAVVFSLYKFTLPVNKATLFGAGVVSGIFGNIAAIGGPPMAILLAGKDASKFRAALSAFFIFSSAIALAILGVTGLLELKHLWLSLMLLPSVLFGYVVAGKLVNRVDKQKTKIGTLILCSISAIVLTVKSIFALI; this comes from the coding sequence ATGTTTGCCGTGATTGATCCCCAGACGCTTGTACTTGCTTCTGTTATCGTCTTTTTTGGCGCCCTGACCCAAAGCCTAATCGGGTTTGGCCTCGCCGTGGTCGCAAGTCCACTGCTGTATATTGTCGACCCCGAACTGGTTCCAGCGCCTGTGATTGCCATGGGGTTTTCAATCGCGCTACTCACCCTGCTGCGTGAGCGTGGTCATCTAGAATTCAACGGTTTGCAATATGCACTGCTTGGCCGTGTGCCCGGCGGCTTAATTGGCGCCAGCCTGCTGTTGTTTGCACCGCAGCCGATTCTTGGCCTTGCCATCGCCCTGATTGTGGCCATTGCCGTGGTATTTAGCCTGTATAAATTTACTCTTCCAGTGAATAAGGCGACGCTCTTCGGTGCTGGTGTGGTCTCGGGGATTTTCGGTAATATTGCCGCCATTGGTGGACCGCCGATGGCGATTCTCTTAGCGGGTAAAGATGCCTCTAAATTTCGTGCGGCGTTGTCGGCCTTCTTTATTTTCAGCTCGGCTATCGCGCTGGCGATTCTGGGGGTAACGGGGTTACTGGAACTTAAACACCTTTGGCTATCGCTCATGCTGCTGCCTTCAGTGTTATTTGGTTATGTGGTCGCGGGTAAACTGGTTAACCGCGTCGATAAGCAAAAGACCAAGATAGGAACGCTGATCCTTTGCTCCATCAGCGCCATAGTATTAACGGTTAAGTCAATTTTCGCACTGATTTAG